One Methylobacterium oryzae DNA window includes the following coding sequences:
- a CDS encoding DUF2232 domain-containing protein, whose product MAQHIGIGIGAGLVSALLFGVLLKATPLAILLYLVAPLPILIVGLGWSHKAALAAAAAGSLALVLVIAPFLGLAFAAYIALPAWWIAYLALLGRETPAGLEWYPTGRLLGWIAATAALAFIAIAVLSSPNHAAFDAQLRGLAQTLVQTRLPSARPSPETPRADAPRADAPSTGGEAGGKDGAATPGPAPQADADPADVTRAEVADALARVVPAFAANGLALLLAFYLWASARIVKISGRLPRPWPDIPSTAMPRSTLVAVAAAVGMCFAPGYVGVFGVALLGAFSAAFALQGLAAFHDRSRGRPGRGLMLFGMYLILFVTQGIALVALTLFGLADTALDRRRPKGDPAP is encoded by the coding sequence ATGGCACAGCACATCGGCATCGGTATCGGCGCGGGCCTCGTCTCCGCACTCCTGTTCGGGGTGCTGCTGAAGGCGACGCCGCTCGCGATCCTGCTCTACCTCGTGGCGCCGCTTCCGATCCTGATCGTCGGCCTGGGCTGGAGCCACAAGGCCGCGCTCGCCGCGGCCGCCGCCGGCAGCCTCGCGCTGGTCCTGGTGATCGCGCCCTTCCTGGGACTGGCCTTCGCGGCCTACATCGCCCTGCCCGCCTGGTGGATCGCCTACCTCGCGCTCCTCGGGCGCGAGACGCCCGCCGGCCTCGAATGGTACCCGACCGGCCGCCTGCTCGGCTGGATCGCCGCCACGGCCGCCCTCGCCTTCATCGCCATCGCGGTCCTGTCGTCGCCGAACCACGCCGCCTTCGACGCGCAGCTGCGCGGGCTCGCCCAGACCCTGGTCCAGACGCGGCTGCCCTCCGCCCGCCCGTCCCCCGAGACCCCGCGCGCAGATGCCCCGCGCGCCGACGCGCCCTCGACCGGCGGCGAGGCGGGCGGCAAGGACGGGGCGGCGACGCCCGGTCCGGCCCCGCAGGCCGACGCCGACCCGGCGGACGTGACGCGGGCCGAGGTGGCGGACGCCCTCGCCCGCGTCGTGCCCGCCTTCGCGGCGAACGGCCTCGCCCTGCTGCTGGCCTTCTACCTCTGGGCGTCGGCCCGGATCGTGAAGATCTCCGGCCGCCTGCCGCGGCCCTGGCCCGACATCCCCTCGACCGCCATGCCGCGCAGCACGCTCGTGGCGGTCGCGGCGGCCGTCGGGATGTGCTTCGCGCCCGGCTATGTCGGCGTGTTCGGGGTCGCGCTGCTCGGCGCGTTCAGCGCCGCCTTCGCCCTCCAGGGGCTCGCCGCCTTCCACGACCGCTCCCGCGGCCGGCCGGGGCGCGGGCTCATGCTGTTCGGCATGTACCTGATCCTGTTCGTGACCCAGGGCATCGCCCTGGTCGCCCTGACCCTGTTCGGCCTCGCCGACACAGCCCTCGACCGCCGACGCCCCAAGGGCGATCCGGCGCCGTGA
- the rplI gene encoding 50S ribosomal protein L9 has protein sequence MEVILLERVAKLGQMGETVNVRPGFARNFLLARGKALRATEANKKHFEAQRAQLEARNLDRKKDAEVVAEKLNGQSFVLIRQSGETGVLYGSVSTRDLAEVVAKEGFTVDRGQFTLNQPIKTLGLHTVPVVLHPEVEVEITVNVARSPEEAERQARGESVTEREAFNLDDLGLEVGQALADAGEGADDRG, from the coding sequence ATGGAAGTGATCCTGCTCGAGCGCGTGGCCAAGCTGGGCCAGATGGGCGAGACCGTGAATGTCCGTCCGGGCTTCGCCCGCAACTTCCTGCTCGCCCGCGGCAAGGCCCTGCGCGCGACGGAAGCCAACAAGAAGCACTTCGAGGCCCAGCGCGCCCAGCTCGAGGCTCGCAACCTCGACCGCAAGAAGGACGCCGAGGTCGTCGCCGAGAAGCTGAACGGCCAGAGCTTCGTCCTCATCCGTCAGTCCGGCGAGACCGGCGTTCTGTACGGCTCGGTCTCGACCCGCGACCTCGCCGAGGTCGTCGCGAAGGAGGGCTTCACGGTCGATCGCGGTCAGTTCACCCTGAACCAGCCGATCAAGACGCTGGGCCTTCACACGGTCCCGGTGGTGCTGCACCCCGAGGTCGAGGTGGAGATCACCGTCAACGTCGCCCGCAGCCCCGAGGAGGCCGAGCGTCAGGCCCGCGGCGAGTCGGTGACCGAGCGCGAGGCGTTCAACCTCGACGACCTCGGCCTCGAGGTCGGTCAGGCGCTGGCCGATGCCGGCGAGGGCGCCGACGACCGCGGCTGA
- the rpsR gene encoding 30S ribosomal protein S18 — MAFGAGAGGGRRPFFRRRKTCPFSGANAPKIDYKDVKLLSRYVSERGKIVPSRITAVSAKKQRELAQAIKRARFLGLLPYVIK, encoded by the coding sequence ATGGCATTCGGTGCTGGTGCGGGCGGCGGACGCCGTCCCTTCTTCCGTCGTCGCAAGACCTGCCCGTTCTCCGGCGCGAACGCGCCGAAGATCGACTACAAGGACGTCAAGCTCCTGTCCCGCTACGTGTCCGAGCGCGGCAAGATCGTGCCGTCGCGGATCACCGCGGTCTCGGCCAAGAAGCAGCGCGAGCTCGCCCAGGCGATCAAGCGCGCCCGCTTCCTCGGCCTGCTGCCCTACGTGATCAAGTAG
- the hpnA gene encoding hopanoid-associated sugar epimerase — protein MAEAPASGPSEVGPVLITGASGFLGSALVDVFRRAGFPVRILVRASSPRRNLTWTDVEIAEGDMRDPAAVAAAMRGQRYLIHAAADYRLWAPDMEEIVRTNRDGTRLMMRAALEAGVERVVYTSSVATIKPPADGVTPSDETMPLTPETAIGAYKRSKVVAERVVEEMVARDGLRAVIVNPSTPIGPRDVKPTPTGRIIQEAALGKMPAFVDTGLNLAHVDDVAQGHLLALRKGRIGERYILGGEDVFLSQMLADIAGMVGRKPPTVNLPRAAVYPVAFFAQLAARVTGRQPFATIDGIRMSRYRMFFSDRKARAELGYTARPYREGLSDAITWFREAGYLA, from the coding sequence ATGGCAGAGGCCCCAGCTTCCGGCCCGTCCGAGGTCGGTCCCGTGCTGATCACCGGCGCGAGCGGCTTCCTCGGCTCAGCCCTGGTCGACGTGTTCCGCCGGGCCGGCTTCCCGGTGCGCATCCTCGTGCGCGCGTCGAGCCCCCGCCGCAACCTCACCTGGACCGACGTGGAGATCGCCGAGGGCGACATGCGCGACCCGGCCGCCGTGGCGGCGGCGATGCGCGGCCAGCGCTACCTGATCCACGCCGCGGCCGATTACCGGCTCTGGGCGCCGGACATGGAGGAGATCGTCCGCACCAACCGCGACGGCACGCGCCTGATGATGCGCGCGGCGCTCGAGGCCGGCGTGGAGCGTGTCGTCTACACGTCGAGCGTCGCGACGATCAAACCGCCGGCCGACGGCGTCACGCCCTCCGACGAGACCATGCCGCTGACGCCCGAGACCGCGATCGGCGCCTACAAGCGCAGCAAGGTCGTGGCCGAGCGGGTGGTCGAGGAGATGGTCGCCCGGGACGGCCTGCGGGCGGTGATCGTCAACCCGTCGACGCCGATCGGTCCCCGCGACGTCAAGCCGACGCCGACCGGCCGGATCATCCAGGAGGCGGCGCTCGGCAAGATGCCGGCCTTCGTCGATACCGGGCTCAACCTCGCCCACGTGGACGACGTGGCCCAGGGACACCTCCTGGCGCTGCGCAAGGGCCGCATCGGCGAGCGCTACATCCTCGGCGGCGAGGACGTGTTCCTCTCGCAGATGCTCGCCGACATCGCCGGCATGGTCGGGCGCAAGCCGCCGACCGTGAATCTGCCCCGGGCCGCCGTCTACCCGGTGGCGTTCTTCGCGCAACTCGCCGCGCGGGTCACCGGCAGGCAGCCCTTCGCGACGATCGACGGGATCCGCATGTCGCGCTACCGGATGTTCTTCTCGGACAGGAAGGCGCGCGCCGAACTCGGCTACACGGCCCGGCCGTACCGCGAGGGCCTGTCGGACGCGATCACGTGGTTCCGGGAGGCGGGCTACCTCGCATGA
- the hpnD gene encoding presqualene diphosphate synthase HpnD: MTATATPAQDHASAAPALPAAGSSFYTAMRLLPKERREAMYAVYAFCRAVDDVADDGGTRAVRQVELDRWRADIDALYAGRPAPRVRDLVEPVRRFGLKREDFQAVIDGMAMDAVEDIVAPDAETLDLYCDRVASAVGRLSVRIFGMPEADGIRLAWHQGRALQLTNILRDIDEDAERGRLYLPREKLRAIGLTDPTPAEAIGHPRIGEVCISLAREAEDHYQATWEIIRRSPRKATKAARLMAAAYHLYLKAVLARGWAMPRARVKPGKLALLGVVVRHGLI, encoded by the coding sequence GTGACCGCCACCGCCACGCCCGCCCAGGACCACGCGAGCGCCGCCCCGGCGCTGCCCGCCGCCGGCTCCTCCTTCTACACGGCGATGCGCCTGCTGCCGAAGGAGCGGCGGGAGGCGATGTACGCCGTCTACGCCTTCTGCCGCGCCGTCGACGACGTCGCCGACGACGGCGGCACCCGAGCCGTCCGGCAGGTCGAGCTCGACCGCTGGCGGGCCGATATCGACGCGCTCTACGCCGGCCGCCCGGCCCCGCGGGTGCGCGACCTCGTGGAGCCCGTGCGCCGATTCGGCCTGAAGCGCGAGGATTTCCAGGCGGTCATCGACGGCATGGCGATGGACGCCGTCGAGGACATCGTCGCCCCCGACGCCGAGACCCTCGACCTCTACTGTGACCGGGTCGCCAGCGCGGTGGGCCGGCTGTCGGTGCGGATCTTCGGCATGCCGGAGGCGGACGGCATCCGGCTGGCGTGGCACCAGGGCCGCGCGCTCCAGCTCACCAACATCCTGCGCGACATCGACGAGGATGCCGAGCGCGGCCGCCTCTACCTGCCGCGCGAGAAGCTCCGGGCGATCGGCCTCACCGACCCGACGCCGGCAGAGGCGATCGGCCACCCCCGCATCGGCGAGGTCTGCATCTCCCTCGCCCGCGAGGCCGAGGATCACTACCAGGCGACCTGGGAAATCATCCGGCGCAGCCCCCGCAAGGCGACCAAGGCCGCCCGGCTGATGGCCGCCGCCTATCACCTCTACCTCAAGGCGGTCCTCGCGCGCGGCTGGGCGATGCCCCGCGCCCGGGTGAAGCCCGGCAAGCTCGCGCTGCTGGGCGTCGTCGTCCGGCACGGCCTGATCTGA
- the hpnC gene encoding squalene synthase HpnC: MSTLDSATATRSGKGHRDENFPVASHLIHPRHRGAILAFYNFVRAGDDVADHAALSPERKIELLDRLADALTGAGPSDPEAEPLKRELAARGLPSRHALELLDAFRMDARKNRYADWDELIHYCRYSAMPVGRYVLDVHGEDPARVYRASDAICAALQVINHLQDCGKDFAALDRVYLPQDCLDRHGATVGMLGEEKAPPQLRAAIRELAQRCLDLLDEGAVLPDLIDDLRLSLEIAAIHRLAVVLSRGLLERDPLSEKVHHGKAAFALTALGGVAATLARRPFRGRTVRAAAQGIRS; encoded by the coding sequence ATGAGCACCCTCGATTCCGCCACCGCGACGCGCTCCGGCAAGGGGCACCGCGACGAGAACTTCCCCGTCGCCTCGCACCTGATCCATCCCCGCCACCGGGGCGCGATCCTGGCGTTCTACAACTTCGTCCGCGCCGGCGACGACGTGGCCGATCACGCCGCCCTGTCGCCCGAGCGCAAGATCGAGCTGCTCGATCGCCTCGCCGACGCGCTCACCGGCGCCGGGCCGTCCGATCCCGAGGCCGAGCCGCTGAAGCGCGAGCTCGCGGCCCGCGGCCTGCCGTCCCGGCACGCCCTGGAACTCCTCGACGCGTTCCGCATGGACGCGCGCAAGAACCGCTACGCGGACTGGGACGAGCTGATCCACTACTGCCGCTACTCGGCGATGCCGGTGGGCCGCTACGTCCTCGACGTGCACGGCGAAGACCCGGCCCGGGTCTACCGGGCGTCCGACGCCATCTGCGCGGCGCTCCAGGTGATCAACCACCTCCAGGATTGCGGCAAGGACTTCGCGGCGCTCGACCGGGTCTACCTCCCGCAGGATTGCCTCGACCGCCACGGTGCCACCGTGGGGATGCTCGGGGAGGAGAAGGCGCCGCCGCAGCTCCGGGCCGCGATCCGCGAGCTGGCGCAGCGCTGCCTCGACCTCCTCGACGAGGGCGCGGTCCTGCCGGACCTGATCGACGACCTGCGCCTGTCTCTGGAGATCGCCGCCATCCACCGGCTCGCCGTCGTGCTGAGCCGGGGCCTGCTGGAGCGCGACCCGCTCTCGGAGAAAGTCCATCACGGCAAGGCCGCCTTCGCGCTGACGGCGCTGGGCGGCGTCGCCGCCACCCTGGCGCGCCGGCCCTTCCGCGGCCGGACCGTCCGGGCCGCGGCTCAGGGAATCCGCTCGTGA
- the shc gene encoding squalene--hopene cyclase: MREAVSKVEALQRSKTQGISLEDVERGVAQATRALTALAHDDGHICFELEADATIPSEYILFHHFRGTRVPGDLEAKIGNYLRRTQGRHGGWALVHEGPFDMSCTVKAYFALKMIGDDIEAPHMRRAREGILSRGGAANANVFTRFMLALYGEVPWRAVPVMPVEVMFLPKWFPFHLDKISYWARTTVVPLFVLQATKPRARNPRGISVQELFVTPPESVRSWPGSPHATWPWTPIFGFIDRVLQRVENHLPRKSRQRAMEMARAWVSERLNGEDGLGAIFPAMVNSVLMYEVMGYRPDHPQVRVACDAIEKLVVEKADEAYVQPCVSPVWDTALASHALLEAGGPEAEAQARAGLDWLKPRQVLDIVGDWAARKPKVRPGGWAFQYANAHYPDLDDTAVVVMAMDRAMHQHGLVAGMPDYKAAIARAREWVEGLQSEDGGWAAFDADNNHMYLNHIPFSDHGALLDPPTADVTARVVGMLSQLGETRETSRALDRGVNYLLNDQEEDGSWYGRWGMNFIYGTWSVLCALNAAGVDSADPRIQKAVSWLIRIQNPDGGWGEDASSYKIDPAFEPGSSTASQTAWALLALMAAGAVDDPAVTRGINFLTRTQGADGFWKEERYTATGFPRVFYLRYHGYPKFFPLWAMARFRNLKRGNSRRVQFGM; encoded by the coding sequence ATGAGAGAGGCCGTTAGCAAAGTCGAGGCGCTGCAGCGCTCGAAGACTCAGGGGATCTCGCTCGAGGACGTCGAGCGCGGCGTGGCGCAGGCGACGCGCGCGCTGACCGCCCTGGCGCACGACGACGGGCACATCTGCTTCGAGCTCGAGGCGGATGCCACGATCCCGTCCGAGTACATCCTGTTCCACCATTTCCGCGGCACGCGGGTCCCCGGCGACCTCGAGGCCAAGATCGGCAACTACCTCCGCCGCACCCAGGGGCGGCACGGCGGATGGGCCCTCGTCCACGAGGGGCCGTTCGACATGAGCTGCACGGTCAAGGCGTATTTCGCCCTCAAGATGATCGGCGACGACATCGAGGCGCCGCACATGCGCCGGGCGCGCGAGGGCATCCTGTCCCGCGGCGGCGCGGCCAACGCCAACGTGTTCACCCGCTTCATGCTGGCCCTCTACGGCGAGGTGCCGTGGCGCGCCGTGCCGGTGATGCCCGTCGAGGTGATGTTCCTGCCGAAGTGGTTCCCGTTCCACCTCGACAAGATCAGCTACTGGGCCCGCACCACCGTGGTGCCGCTGTTCGTGCTGCAGGCGACCAAGCCCCGGGCGCGCAATCCCCGCGGCATCAGCGTGCAGGAGCTGTTCGTCACCCCGCCGGAGAGCGTCCGCTCCTGGCCGGGCTCGCCCCACGCTACGTGGCCCTGGACCCCGATCTTCGGCTTCATCGACCGGGTGCTGCAGCGGGTCGAGAACCACCTGCCGCGCAAGAGCCGGCAGCGCGCCATGGAGATGGCGCGCGCCTGGGTGAGCGAGCGCCTCAACGGCGAGGACGGCCTGGGCGCCATCTTCCCCGCCATGGTCAACTCGGTGCTGATGTATGAGGTGATGGGCTACCGGCCCGATCACCCGCAGGTCCGCGTCGCCTGCGACGCCATCGAGAAGCTCGTCGTCGAGAAGGCCGACGAGGCCTACGTCCAGCCCTGCGTCTCGCCGGTCTGGGACACGGCGCTCGCGAGCCACGCGCTGCTCGAGGCCGGCGGCCCCGAGGCCGAGGCCCAGGCCCGCGCCGGTCTGGACTGGCTGAAGCCTCGGCAGGTGCTCGACATCGTCGGCGACTGGGCGGCGCGCAAGCCGAAGGTCCGGCCGGGCGGCTGGGCGTTCCAGTACGCCAACGCCCACTATCCCGACCTCGACGACACCGCCGTGGTGGTGATGGCGATGGACCGGGCCATGCACCAGCACGGCCTCGTCGCCGGCATGCCGGACTACAAGGCCGCGATCGCCCGCGCCCGGGAATGGGTCGAGGGGCTGCAATCCGAGGACGGTGGCTGGGCGGCGTTCGACGCCGACAACAACCACATGTACCTCAACCACATCCCGTTCTCGGATCACGGCGCGCTGCTCGACCCGCCGACCGCGGACGTGACCGCCCGCGTGGTCGGGATGCTGTCCCAGCTCGGCGAGACCCGGGAGACCTCCCGCGCCCTCGACCGCGGCGTGAACTACCTCCTGAATGATCAGGAGGAGGACGGCTCGTGGTACGGCCGCTGGGGCATGAACTTCATCTACGGCACGTGGTCGGTGCTCTGCGCCCTCAACGCCGCCGGGGTCGACTCCGCCGATCCGCGCATCCAGAAGGCCGTGTCCTGGCTGATCCGGATCCAGAACCCGGATGGCGGCTGGGGCGAGGACGCCTCCTCGTACAAGATCGACCCGGCCTTCGAGCCCGGCTCGTCCACCGCCTCGCAGACCGCCTGGGCGCTCCTCGCCCTGATGGCGGCCGGCGCGGTCGACGACCCGGCCGTGACCCGGGGCATCAACTTCCTGACCCGCACGCAGGGCGCGGACGGGTTCTGGAAGGAGGAGCGCTACACCGCCACGGGCTTCCCGCGGGTCTTCTACCTGCGGTACCATGGTTACCCGAAGTTCTTCCCGCTCTGGGCGATGGCGCGCTTCCGCAACCTCAAGCGTGGCAACAGCCGGCGCGTCCAGTTCGGCATGTGA
- the rpsF gene encoding 30S ribosomal protein S6 yields the protein MPLYEHVLLARQDVTSQQVETMIDTYKGVIEQNGGRLEKIEMWGVKSLAYRIKKNRKAHFALLNIDAPPAAIAEMERQMQISEDVLRFMTIRVEELDSEPSAMMQKRDRDDRKDRERGRRRDDEGFGGGGFGGDRGDRGDRGDRGERSFGGEG from the coding sequence ATGCCTCTCTACGAGCATGTGCTCTTGGCCCGCCAGGACGTGACGTCCCAGCAGGTCGAGACGATGATCGACACCTACAAGGGTGTGATCGAGCAGAACGGTGGCCGTCTCGAGAAGATCGAGATGTGGGGCGTGAAGTCCCTCGCCTACCGGATCAAGAAGAACCGCAAGGCGCACTTCGCCCTCCTCAACATCGACGCCCCGCCGGCCGCCATCGCCGAGATGGAGCGCCAGATGCAGATCTCCGAGGACGTGCTGCGCTTCATGACCATCCGGGTCGAGGAGCTCGATTCCGAGCCGTCCGCCATGATGCAGAAGCGCGACCGCGACGACCGCAAGGATCGCGAGCGCGGCCGTCGTCGCGATGACGAGGGCTTCGGCGGTGGCGGCTTCGGCGGCGACCGTGGTGACCGCGGCGATCGCGGTGACCGCGGCGAGCGCAGCTTCGGCGGGGAGGGCTAA
- a CDS encoding replicative DNA helicase, producing MALPNALTAKLEAVQAEYRVAPHNIDAEQALLGAILVNNDAYYRVSDFLLAEHFMEDAHQQIFTVAASLIKAGKLATPITMKTYLGDADFGGQTVMQYLARLAADATTVINAGEYGRTIYDLAIRRRLITIGEDLVNGAYEAPVEQAPRDQIEETERRLYELAEAGRYDGGFQKFSDALTAAVDMAAKAYQRDGKLSGIATGLSDLDAKMGGLQPSDLIILAGRPAMGKTSLVTNIAFNIAKAYRGEKQPDGTTRTVNGGIVGFFSLEMSAEQLATRIIAEQSGVPSYKIRRGDIRPEDFYKITDAARDMQTIPFYIDQSGGISIAQLAARARRLKRQKGLDLLIVDYLQLLSGSGKRSDNRVQEMTEITTGMKALAKELAVPIIGLSQLSRQVENRDDKRPQLADLRESGSIEQDADVVMFVFREEYYVGNKKPREGTEEFFAWEAEMQRVHGKAEVILGKQRHGPTGTVELQFDANITRFSNLAQTDRIPEQM from the coding sequence ATGGCCTTGCCCAATGCGCTCACGGCCAAGCTCGAAGCGGTCCAGGCCGAGTACCGCGTCGCCCCGCACAACATCGACGCGGAGCAGGCGCTGCTGGGCGCGATCCTGGTGAACAACGACGCCTATTATCGGGTGTCGGACTTCCTGCTGGCCGAGCACTTCATGGAGGATGCCCACCAGCAGATCTTCACGGTGGCGGCCTCCCTGATCAAGGCCGGCAAGCTCGCCACGCCCATCACCATGAAGACCTATCTGGGCGACGCCGATTTCGGCGGCCAGACGGTGATGCAGTACCTCGCGCGCCTCGCCGCCGACGCGACGACGGTGATCAACGCCGGTGAGTACGGCCGCACGATCTACGACCTCGCCATCCGCCGCCGGCTGATCACCATCGGCGAGGATCTGGTGAACGGCGCCTACGAGGCGCCGGTGGAGCAGGCGCCCCGGGACCAGATCGAGGAGACCGAGCGCCGGCTCTACGAGCTGGCCGAGGCCGGACGCTACGACGGCGGCTTCCAGAAATTCTCGGACGCGCTGACCGCCGCGGTCGACATGGCCGCCAAGGCCTACCAGCGCGACGGCAAGCTCTCGGGCATCGCCACGGGTCTGTCCGACCTCGACGCCAAGATGGGCGGCCTGCAGCCCTCCGATCTGATCATCCTCGCGGGCCGCCCGGCCATGGGCAAGACCTCGCTGGTGACCAACATCGCCTTCAACATCGCCAAGGCCTACCGCGGCGAGAAGCAGCCGGACGGCACGACCCGGACCGTGAACGGCGGCATCGTGGGCTTCTTCTCGCTGGAAATGTCGGCCGAGCAGCTCGCGACCCGCATCATCGCAGAGCAGTCGGGCGTGCCCTCGTACAAGATCCGCCGCGGCGACATCCGGCCCGAGGATTTCTACAAGATCACCGACGCCGCCCGGGACATGCAGACGATCCCGTTCTACATCGACCAGAGCGGCGGCATCTCGATCGCCCAGCTCGCCGCCCGGGCCCGGCGCCTGAAGCGCCAGAAGGGCCTCGACCTGCTGATCGTCGACTACCTCCAGCTCCTCTCGGGCTCGGGCAAGCGCAGCGACAACCGCGTGCAGGAGATGACCGAGATCACGACGGGCATGAAGGCGCTCGCCAAGGAGCTGGCGGTTCCGATCATCGGCCTGTCGCAGCTCTCCCGTCAGGTGGAGAACCGCGACGATAAGCGTCCGCAGCTCGCCGACCTGCGCGAGTCGGGCTCGATCGAGCAGGACGCCGACGTCGTCATGTTCGTGTTCCGCGAGGAGTACTACGTCGGGAACAAGAAGCCCCGCGAAGGGACCGAGGAGTTCTTCGCCTGGGAAGCCGAGATGCAGCGCGTCCACGGCAAGGCCGAGGTGATCCTCGGCAAGCAGCGTCACGGCCCCACCGGCACCGTGGAGCTGCAGTTCGACGCGAACATCACCCGGTTCTCGAACCTCGCGCAGACGGACCGGATCCCCGAGCAGATGTGA
- a CDS encoding cupin domain-containing protein, translating to MSEPTPPKMPYWHVYTDAEGVSRQELFHLERFKFEGINPETAPQWNDKMDPAPSVVTFTVLPVGWVGEWHENPRPQWIAVLSGRWFVETMDGHRVEMGPGELMMGEDQNTKARDGRKGHLSGTVGDEPCTMIVTGLQVEPTVNQPGRFK from the coding sequence ATGAGCGAGCCGACCCCTCCGAAGATGCCGTACTGGCACGTCTACACCGATGCGGAGGGTGTCAGCCGCCAGGAGCTGTTCCACCTCGAGCGGTTCAAGTTCGAGGGGATCAACCCCGAGACCGCGCCGCAGTGGAACGATAAGATGGACCCGGCGCCGTCGGTCGTGACCTTCACGGTCCTGCCGGTCGGCTGGGTCGGCGAGTGGCACGAGAATCCGCGGCCGCAATGGATCGCCGTCCTGTCGGGCCGCTGGTTCGTCGAGACGATGGACGGCCACCGGGTCGAGATGGGCCCGGGCGAGCTGATGATGGGCGAGGACCAGAACACCAAGGCGCGGGACGGCCGGAAGGGCCACCTGTCCGGGACGGTGGGTGACGAGCCCTGCACGATGATCGTGACCGGGCTGCAGGTCGAGCCGACCGTCAATCAGCCCGGCCGCTTCAAGTAG
- the hpnE gene encoding hydroxysqualene dehydroxylase HpnE — protein sequence MGTVHVVGAGLAGLAASVALAESGARVVLHEAAKQAGGRCRSYYDPALGLTIDNGNHLLLSGNADSLGFLRTIGAPADALVGPDVAEFDFADLKTGERWRLRPNAGRLPWWVMSPARRVPGTRARDYLAPLGILRAASGKAEGAGGTIGAHMACEGTLYRRLWHPVLLAALNTEPRDSDVGLAARILRETLGAGGKACRPLVAVEGLSYAFVDPAIRYLTSRGCEIRLGRRLRGLDLADGRVGQLVFSDGAETLGPEDGVVLALPPWVAREVLPGLLAPVEFRSIVNAHFALVPKPGSPLVLGVVNSLTEWLFAYPDRYSVTISGADRLLDVPREDLARQIWAEIAQLCNLAPDLPSWQIVKEKRATFAATPAEAARRPKAETAYDNLVLAGDWTATGLPSTIEGAIRSGQTAARSLRAGSAARAGTQVRGAA from the coding sequence ATGGGCACCGTCCACGTCGTCGGCGCCGGCCTCGCCGGCCTCGCCGCTTCCGTCGCGCTCGCCGAATCCGGCGCCCGGGTGGTCCTGCACGAGGCCGCCAAGCAGGCCGGCGGCCGCTGCCGCTCGTACTACGACCCGGCCCTCGGCCTGACCATCGACAACGGCAACCACCTGCTCCTGTCCGGCAACGCCGATTCCCTCGGGTTCCTCCGGACGATCGGCGCGCCGGCCGACGCCCTGGTGGGGCCGGACGTGGCGGAGTTCGACTTCGCCGACCTGAAGACCGGCGAGCGCTGGCGGCTTCGGCCCAATGCCGGGCGGCTGCCCTGGTGGGTCATGAGCCCGGCCCGCCGCGTCCCCGGCACCCGGGCGCGGGACTACCTCGCGCCCCTCGGGATCCTGCGCGCGGCCTCCGGCAAGGCGGAGGGCGCGGGCGGCACGATCGGCGCCCACATGGCCTGCGAGGGCACGCTCTACCGGCGCCTCTGGCACCCGGTGCTGCTCGCGGCCCTCAACACCGAGCCCCGCGACAGCGACGTCGGACTGGCGGCGCGGATCCTGCGCGAGACCCTGGGGGCGGGCGGCAAGGCCTGCCGCCCGCTCGTGGCCGTCGAAGGGCTGTCCTACGCCTTCGTAGATCCGGCGATCCGCTACCTCACGAGCCGCGGCTGCGAGATCCGCCTCGGCCGGCGCCTGCGCGGCCTCGACCTCGCGGACGGCCGCGTCGGGCAGCTCGTGTTCTCGGACGGTGCCGAGACCCTCGGTCCGGAGGACGGCGTCGTGCTGGCGCTGCCGCCGTGGGTCGCCCGGGAGGTGTTGCCCGGTCTCCTCGCACCGGTGGAATTCCGCTCTATCGTGAACGCGCATTTCGCGCTGGTGCCGAAGCCCGGCAGCCCGCTCGTCCTCGGCGTGGTCAACAGCCTCACGGAGTGGCTTTTCGCCTATCCCGACCGGTATTCGGTCACGATCAGCGGTGCCGACCGGCTCCTCGACGTGCCCCGCGAAGACCTCGCGCGGCAGATCTGGGCCGAGATCGCACAGTTGTGCAACCTTGCACCCGACCTGCCCAGCTGGCAGATCGTAAAGGAGAAGCGTGCGACCTTCGCGGCGACGCCGGCGGAAGCCGCGCGGCGCCCGAAGGCCGAAACCGCCTACGACAATCTCGTCCTGGCAGGCGATTGGACCGCCACCGGCCTGCCGTCGACGATCGAGGGAGCGATCCGCTCTGGCCAGACGGCCGCACGTTCCTTGCGTGCGGGATCTGCCGCGCGTGCTGGAACCCAGGTGCGCGGCGCAGCTTGA